One Primulina huaijiensis isolate GDHJ02 chromosome 8, ASM1229523v2, whole genome shotgun sequence genomic region harbors:
- the LOC140981996 gene encoding methyl-CpG-binding domain-containing protein 2-like isoform X1, whose product MEQSPSASAKKVWESVHAYAVQCTSCLKWRLSPSKEKYEEIRETIEEHPFTCDIARQWKPEISCATESDVKPLDQNWIWAMDKPNIPRTPKGWQRIIRARSGGGTKFADVYYVAPSNKRLRSMVELDRYLGVHPQFEQEGVTISQFSFKSPAPFEDKNVAKRRPRSSSRDISGTESAVERAAPEPVVDSQAESSANPMLAMVPYVNKD is encoded by the exons ATGGAACAAAGTCCAAGTGCCTCGGCAAAGAAGGTTTGGGAATCTGTCCATGCATATGCAGTCCAGTGCACCTCGTGCCTGAAGTGGAGGCTCTCCCCCTCGAAGGAAAAGTACGAGGAAATTAGAGAAACGATCGAGGAACATCCTTTCACATGTGATATAGCTAGGCAGTGGAAGCCTGAAATATCATGTGCAACCGAATCTGATGTCAAGCCATTGGATCAAAACTGGATATGGGCAATGGACAAGCCCAACATCCCTCGGACCCCTAAGGGCTGGCAACGCATTATAAGGGCTCGATCTGGAGGAGGCACCAAATTCGCTGATGT GTATTATGTAGCGCCATCCAACAAGAGACTGCGTTCGATGGTGGAACTTGATCG GTATCTTGGTGTGCATCCACAATTTGAACAAGAGGGAGTCACCATATcccaattttcttttaaatcccCCGCAccatttgaagataaaaatgttGCGAAGAGGCGTCCCCGTTCTTCTTCTCGGGACATAAGTGGGACAGAATCGGCAG TGGAACGTGCTGCCCCAGAGCCAGTGGTCGACTCCCAAGCAGAGAGTTCGG CCAATCCCATGTTAGCAATGGTTCCATATGTGAATAAAGACTAA
- the LOC140981996 gene encoding methyl-CpG-binding domain-containing protein 2-like isoform X2, with the protein MEQSPSASAKKVWESVHAYAVQCTSCLKWRLSPSKEKYEEIRETIEEHPFTCDIARQWKPEISCATESDVKPLDQNWIWAMDKPNIPRTPKGWQRIIRARSGGGTKFADVYYVAPSNKRLRSMVELDRYLGVHPQFEQEGVTISQFSFKSPAPFEDKNVAKRRPRSSSRDISGTESAVERAAPEPVVDSQAESSANPMLAMVPYVNKD; encoded by the exons ATGGAACAAAGTCCAAGTGCCTCGGCAAAGAAGGTTTGGGAATCTGTCCATGCATATGCAGTCCAGTGCACCTCGTGCCTGAAGTGGAGGCTCTCCCCCTCGAAGGAAAAGTACGAGGAAATTAGAGAAACGATCGAGGAACATCCTTTCACATGTGATATAGCTAGGCAGTGGAAGCCTGAAATATCATGTGCAACCGAATCTGATGTCAAGCCATTGGATCAAAACTGGATATGGGCAATGGACAAGCCCAACATCCCTCGGACCCCTAAGGGCTGGCAACGCATTATAAGGGCTCGATCTGGAGGAGGCACCAAATTCGCTGATGT GTATTATGTAGCGCCATCCAACAAGAGACTGCGTTCGATGGTGGAACTTGATCG GTATCTTGGTGTGCATCCACAATTTGAACAAGAGGGAGTCACCATATcccaattttcttttaaatcccCCGCAccatttgaagataaaaatgttGCGAAGAGGCGTCCCCGTTCTTCTTCTCGGGACATAAGTGGGACAGAATCGGCAG TGGAACGTGCTGCCCCAGAGCCAGTGGTCGACTCCCAAGCAGAGAGTTCGG CCAACCCCATGTTAGCAATGGTTCCATATGTGAATAAAGACTAG